A single Eulemur rufifrons isolate Redbay chromosome 9, OSU_ERuf_1, whole genome shotgun sequence DNA region contains:
- the LOC138391658 gene encoding small ribosomal subunit protein eS27-like, with translation MPLAKHLLHPSPEEEKRKHRKKCLVHSPNSYFTDVKCPGCYKITTLFSHAQTVVLCVGCSTVLCQSGEGKARLAEGCSFRRKQH, from the coding sequence ATGCCTCTTGCAAAGCATCTCCTTCATCCCTCtccagaagaggagaagaggaaacaCAGGAAGAAGTGCCTGGTGCACAGCCCCAATTCCTACTTCACGGACGTGAAATGCCCGGGCTGCTATAAAATCACCACGCTGTTCAGCCATGCACAAACAGTAGTTTTGTGTGTTGGTTGCTCTACTGTCCTCTGCCAGTCTGGAGAAGGAAAAGCAAGGCTTGCAGAAGGATGTTCCTTCAGAAGGAAGCAGCACTAA
- the DCAKD gene encoding dephospho-CoA kinase domain-containing protein: MFLVGLTGGIASGKSSVIQVFQQLGCAVIDVDIIARHVVQPGYPAHRRIVEAFGTEVLLENGDINRKVLGDMIFNQPDRRQLLNAITHPEIQKEMMKETFKYFLRGYRYVILDIPLLFETKKLLKYMKHTVVVYCDQDTQLVRLMRRNSLNREDAEARINAQLPLTDKARMARHVLDNSGEWSITKRQIILLHAELERSLEYLPLRLGVLTGLAGIASLLYMLVRYLLPYP, encoded by the exons ATGTTCCTGGTGGGCCTGACGGGGGGCATTGCCTCCGGCAAGAGCTCGGTGATCCAGGTGTTCCAGCAGCTGGGCTGTGCGGTGATTGACGTGGACATCATTGCCCGGCACG TCGTCCAGCCAGGATACCCCGCGCACCGGCGCATCGTGGAGGCCTTCGGCACTGAGGTCTTGCTGGAGAATGGTGACATCAATCGCAAGGTCCTGGGGGACATGATCTTTAACCAGCCTGACCGGCGGCAGCTGCTCAACGCCATCACTCACCCTGAGATCCAAAAGGAAATGATGAAGGAGACCTTCAAGTACTTCCTTAGGG GATACCGCTATGTGATTCTGGATATCCCCCTGCTGTTTGAGACCAAGAAGCTGCTCAAGTACATGAAGCACACAGTGGTGGTGTACTG TGaccaggacacacagctggtGCGGCTGATGCGGCGGAACAGCCTGAACCGTGAGGATGCAGAGGCCCGCATCAATGCACAGCTGCCCCTGACGGACAAGGCCCGCATGGCGCGCCACGTTCTAGACAACTCGGGCGAGTGGAGCATCACCAAACGCCAGATCATCCTCTTGCACGCTGAGCTGGAGCGCTCCCTGGAGTACCTGCCGCTGAGGCTCGGAGTCCTCACAGGTCTGGCTGGCATCGCCAGCCTCCTCTACATGCTCGTCCGCTACCTTTTGCCTTACCCCTAG